Sequence from the Mycobacterium florentinum genome:
TCGCCAGCCCCAGCCCACTGCCGCCGGTGGCTCGCGACCGCGCCTTGTCCCCCCGGAAAAACCGCTCAAAGACCCGCTCCTGGTCTTCTAGCGCAATCCCGATCCCGCGGTCGGTCACCGCGATCTCGATGTTGTCGCCACGACGGCGGCGGCTGATCGACACCGGTGACCCCGGCGGCGAATAAGCGATCGCATTGGAGACCAGATTGGCCAATGCGGTCACGAGTAGCGTTTGATCCCCCAACACCCGCAATCCGGTGGGCGAGTCGGTGCGAACCTCGATCTTGGCGTTGTCGGCGGCCACTTTGTGACGCGAAATCGCTTCGGCCACAACGGTATCGACCTCGACAGCAATCACGTTCGGCAACCGCTCGGCACCCTGCAGCCGGGAGAGTTCGATCAGCTCGGCGACCATGTCCCCCAGCCGGTTGGCCTCGATCAGGACCTTTTCGGCGAACCGGCGCACGGTTTCGGAGTCGTCCGCCGACGCCAGCAGGGCCTCGGCGAGCAGCGCCATCGCGCCGACCGGAGTCTTGAGCTCGTGGCTGACGTTGGCCACGAAGTCGCGCCGGGTGGCCTCCATGCGCGCGTGATCGGACTGGTCGTGGACGAAGACCACGGCGAACCGGCGGTCTTCCTCACTCAACAGGGTTGCCTGCCCGTGCACCGAGATCCCGGACCGCCCGGCCGCCCCGCGCTTGCCGGGCTGTAGGTCGAATTCGACGACGTCACCGCCCAGCGCCTGCTGCGCCGCTTGCCAGGCCTGGTCGTCGAGCTGCCGATCGCGCACCAGGCCCAGTTCCTTGGCCCGCTCGTTGAGGTAGACGACGTCGCGGTGCGAATCCACCACCGCCGCGCCCAGCGGCATCAGGGTGACGATTTGCTGCAGCATCTGCGCGACGGTGATCCCGGTCGACTCGGTGGCCACTCGCTGGCGGCGTCGCACCACACGTGCGGACAACTGAGTGCCGGCCGCCACTCCGACGGCCAGCGCCAGCAAGGACAAGACCCCGGCCAGCAACAGCGCCGAGAACACAGTCACGAACAAAATCCTACAAATCCGGTGAACGCAGCCCTAGCGGAACGAGGCCAAAATCGGACAAGTCACAACTTCCGCTACAGGTGTTCGGCTGTCGTTCATGCGAAATTTGGCAAACAGGCTTTTCGCGCGCGAAAGCGGCCCATTTCAGGCCGCCCCGCAATCCTACCGGGCACCCTGGCTGGCTACCGCCGCGGCGCCGGCCGCCGCCGCCTCCGGATCGAGGTAGGTACCGCCGGGTACCACCGGGCGCAAGTTGGCGTCCAGGTCGTAGCGCAGCGGAATGCCGGTCGGAATGTTCAGCTCGGAGATCTCGTCGTCGGAAATCTGGTCGAGATGCTTGACGAGGGCGCGCAGCGAGTTGCCGTGGGCGACGATCAGCACCGTCTTGCCGAAGCGCAAATCCGGGACGATCACGTCGGTGAAATACGGCAGAAAACGCACCACCACGTCGGCCAGGCATTCGGTGAGCGGGCCGCCGCCGATATCGGCGTACCGCGGGTCGGCATCCTGGCTGAATTCGCTGCCTTTCTCGATCGGCGGCGGCGGGGTGTCGTAGCTGCGCCGCCAGGCCATGAACTGCTCGTCGCCGTAGCGGGCCTTGGTTTCGGCCTTGTCCAGACCCTGCAGCGCCCCGTAGTGGCGTTCGTTGAGCCGCCAGCTGCGCTGCACCGGGATCCACAGCCGGTCGGCGGCGTCCAACGCCAGGTGCGCGGTGGTGATCGCACGCCGCAGCAGCGAGGTGTAGAGCACGTCGGGCAGCAGGTTGTGCGCGGTCA
This genomic interval carries:
- a CDS encoding sensor histidine kinase codes for the protein MTVFSALLLAGVLSLLALAVGVAAGTQLSARVVRRRQRVATESTGITVAQMLQQIVTLMPLGAAVVDSHRDVVYLNERAKELGLVRDRQLDDQAWQAAQQALGGDVVEFDLQPGKRGAAGRSGISVHGQATLLSEEDRRFAVVFVHDQSDHARMEATRRDFVANVSHELKTPVGAMALLAEALLASADDSETVRRFAEKVLIEANRLGDMVAELIELSRLQGAERLPNVIAVEVDTVVAEAISRHKVAADNAKIEVRTDSPTGLRVLGDQTLLVTALANLVSNAIAYSPPGSPVSISRRRRGDNIEIAVTDRGIGIALEDQERVFERFFRGDKARSRATGGSGLGLAIVKHVAANHDGSIGVWSKPGTGSTFTLSIPAYQDTEGDEETEQPRAREARPNRSQREEELSR
- a CDS encoding phosphoglyceromutase, whose product is MGDTATLILLRHGESEWNSLNLFTGWVDVGLTEKGRAEAVRSGELLTAHNLLPDVLYTSLLRRAITTAHLALDAADRLWIPVQRSWRLNERHYGALQGLDKAETKARYGDEQFMAWRRSYDTPPPPIEKGSEFSQDADPRYADIGGGPLTECLADVVVRFLPYFTDVIVPDLRFGKTVLIVAHGNSLRALVKHLDQISDDEISELNIPTGIPLRYDLDANLRPVVPGGTYLDPEAAAAGAAAVASQGAR